A genomic window from Periweissella cryptocerci includes:
- a CDS encoding arsenate reductase family protein — MLFVCYAKCSTCAKARSWMNENKIEYHERDIKGDKPNYEELKVWYKLSGLPLKRFFNTSGLVYRDLGLKDKLATMTEDEQLQLLATDGMLVKRPLVVDGDTVLVGFREKEWAAHWGVE, encoded by the coding sequence ATGTTATTCGTATGTTATGCAAAATGCAGTACATGTGCCAAGGCGCGCAGCTGGATGAACGAAAATAAAATTGAATACCATGAACGTGATATTAAAGGTGATAAGCCAAATTATGAGGAATTGAAGGTGTGGTATAAGTTGAGCGGACTACCACTAAAGCGCTTCTTTAACACAAGTGGGCTAGTTTATCGGGATTTAGGTTTGAAAGATAAATTAGCAACGATGACCGAAGATGAACAACTCCAGCTGTTAGCGACTGATGGCATGCTAGTTAAGCGACCACTGGTTGTTGATGGTGACACAGTGTTAGTGGGGTTCAGGGAAAAAGAATGGGCTGCACATTGGGGCGTTGAATAA
- a CDS encoding transposase has product MRVKEDYMQNGQLKPAYNLQIATNAQFVLGYGIFQNPTDTRTLMPFVDQLKQYETLGSTIVADAGYGSESNYRQLEDEYPATTVLIPYGTMLKETSKKWQTDERKVMNWNYCAEDDYYVDPRNVRFNFKRLSKRTDKYGFVRDFKVYEAEAQTENLEDIAAALTPKGYTRKITVNPAFEYHKAKIRSEFSKEENQAIYAQRKIDVESVFGRLKAYFGFTRFSVRGIERVKREVGIALMAMNMKKLATK; this is encoded by the coding sequence ATGCGGGTTAAAGAAGATTACATGCAGAATGGTCAATTGAAACCAGCCTATAATTTACAAATCGCTACCAACGCTCAATTTGTCTTAGGCTATGGAATTTTCCAAAATCCAACTGATACGCGTACGTTGATGCCTTTTGTTGATCAACTCAAACAATACGAAACGTTGGGTTCAACGATTGTCGCAGATGCCGGATATGGTTCGGAAAGTAATTATCGGCAACTCGAAGATGAATACCCAGCTACTACAGTGCTGATTCCATACGGCACGATGTTAAAAGAAACCAGCAAAAAGTGGCAGACCGATGAACGGAAAGTCATGAATTGGAATTACTGTGCGGAAGATGACTATTATGTGGACCCACGAAACGTTAGATTTAATTTTAAACGTCTAAGTAAACGAACTGATAAATACGGATTCGTTCGTGACTTTAAAGTTTATGAAGCTGAAGCTCAGACGGAAAATTTAGAAGATATTGCGGCTGCGTTAACGCCTAAAGGATATACGAGAAAAATTACAGTGAATCCGGCATTTGAATATCATAAAGCGAAAATTAGAAGTGAGTTTTCAAAAGAAGAAAACCAAGCCATCTACGCCCAACGAAAGATTGACGTAGAATCGGTTTTCGGCAGATTGAAAGCTTATTTTGGGTTCACTCGCTTCTCGGTCAGAGGGATCGAGCGAGTGAAACGTGAAGTCGGAATCGCCTTGATGGCAATGAACATGAAGAAATTGGCCACCAAATGA
- a CDS encoding ABC-F family ATP-binding cassette domain-containing protein — translation MLTVSNVSVAFNGKKLYDDVNVKFTAGNTYGVIGANGAGKSTFLKVLEGKLSPTTGSVSISTGERMSSLNQDHFAFDDYTVLDTVIQGHKHLYEVMKEKDAIYLKDPFTDEDGLRAGELEGEFAEMGGWEAESDASQLLQQIGMPEDMHYKMMSELTESEKVKVLLAQALFGEPDILVLDEPTNGLDTHTVDWLEGFLADYPNIAIIVSHDRHFLNAVATMMLDVDFGKIKMFVGNYDFWKQSSELAAKLQSNANAKKEEKIKELQEFVARFSANASKAKQATSRQKQLEKITLDDIQPSTRKYPWIKFEALRELGNDLLRVDNVSKTIDGVKILDNITFIVKPGEKAALLSRSDVATTTLMEILAGKMEPDSGTVTWGVTTNRSYMSKDLNENFDDPKATIIDWLRQFASKEESDNTFLRGMLGRMLFSGDDVTKEINVLSGGEKVRVMLSKLMLLKTNVLVMDDPTNHLDLESITSLNEGMIDYKGSIIFASHDREFIQTIADHIIEVTANGVVERAETTYDEFVENKDIQKQIDELYAK, via the coding sequence TTGTTAACTGTTTCTAACGTATCTGTCGCTTTTAACGGCAAAAAATTGTATGACGATGTAAATGTAAAATTCACTGCTGGTAATACTTATGGGGTGATTGGTGCCAATGGTGCCGGTAAATCAACTTTCTTGAAGGTATTAGAAGGTAAATTATCACCAACTACCGGGAGTGTTTCAATTTCAACTGGTGAACGTATGTCTAGTTTGAACCAAGATCACTTCGCGTTTGATGATTACACAGTTCTTGATACTGTAATCCAAGGTCACAAGCACTTGTACGAAGTGATGAAGGAAAAAGACGCCATCTACTTGAAAGATCCTTTCACGGATGAAGATGGTTTGCGCGCCGGTGAACTTGAAGGTGAATTTGCTGAAATGGGTGGTTGGGAAGCCGAATCAGACGCTTCACAATTGCTCCAACAAATTGGTATGCCTGAAGACATGCACTACAAAATGATGAGCGAATTGACTGAATCTGAAAAAGTTAAGGTCTTGTTGGCCCAAGCATTGTTCGGTGAACCTGATATTTTGGTCTTGGACGAACCTACCAACGGTCTTGATACCCACACGGTTGATTGGTTGGAAGGCTTCTTAGCTGACTATCCTAACATCGCCATCATCGTTTCCCATGACCGTCACTTCTTGAACGCTGTGGCAACCATGATGCTTGATGTCGACTTTGGTAAGATTAAGATGTTCGTGGGTAACTACGACTTCTGGAAGCAATCATCTGAATTGGCAGCGAAGTTACAATCTAACGCTAACGCCAAGAAGGAAGAAAAAATCAAAGAATTGCAAGAATTCGTGGCCCGTTTCTCTGCCAACGCCTCAAAGGCCAAGCAAGCAACGTCACGTCAAAAGCAATTAGAAAAAATTACGCTTGATGATATCCAACCATCAACCCGTAAGTACCCATGGATTAAGTTTGAAGCATTGCGTGAACTTGGTAATGACTTGTTACGTGTTGATAACGTTTCTAAGACCATCGACGGTGTGAAGATTTTGGATAACATTACTTTCATCGTTAAGCCTGGCGAAAAGGCCGCTTTGTTGAGCCGTTCTGATGTGGCTACTACAACATTGATGGAAATTCTTGCTGGTAAGATGGAACCTGATTCAGGAACTGTTACTTGGGGTGTTACCACAAACCGTTCATACATGTCTAAAGATTTGAACGAAAACTTTGATGACCCTAAGGCAACAATCATTGATTGGTTGCGTCAATTCGCTTCTAAGGAAGAAAGTGATAACACCTTCTTGCGCGGAATGCTCGGTCGGATGTTGTTCTCAGGTGACGATGTTACCAAGGAAATCAACGTGCTTTCTGGGGGTGAAAAGGTTCGTGTTATGCTCTCTAAGTTGATGTTGTTGAAGACCAACGTGTTAGTTATGGATGATCCTACTAACCACTTGGACTTGGAATCAATTACTTCATTGAATGAAGGTATGATTGACTACAAGGGTTCAATTATCTTCGCTTCGCATGACCGGGAATTCATTCAAACGATTGCGGATCACATCATCGAAGTTACGGCTAACGGTGTGGTTGAACGTGCCGAAACTACTTACGATGAATTTGTGGAAAACAAAGACATTCAAAAGCAAATCGACGAATTATACGCTAAATAA
- a CDS encoding MarR family winged helix-turn-helix transcriptional regulator, translating into MSTLYERQQLIDKFFQVGMLTHLTTPHGRGQNALRGQGKILLVLSDHNNISQKELSEYLGMTPQSTAEFVTKLVKKGLVAKNKSPEDGRISLITLTDAGRANITDLEQDIPSGLQYLTDEEEAQLLTLLTKLVEGMRADFDNADQSNGVFASVQRKMAEHMINEHLPKNDKD; encoded by the coding sequence ATGAGTACACTTTATGAGCGCCAACAATTAATTGATAAATTTTTTCAAGTAGGCATGTTAACCCACTTAACTACACCACATGGCCGGGGGCAAAATGCCCTGCGTGGCCAAGGTAAAATTTTGCTGGTCCTATCAGATCATAACAACATTTCACAAAAAGAATTATCTGAATACCTGGGCATGACGCCCCAATCGACTGCGGAATTTGTCACAAAATTAGTCAAAAAAGGCTTGGTTGCCAAAAACAAATCCCCTGAAGATGGGCGAATTTCCTTAATTACATTAACTGACGCTGGGCGCGCTAACATTACAGACCTAGAACAGGATATCCCAAGCGGTCTCCAATACCTCACCGATGAGGAAGAAGCTCAATTACTTACGCTCCTAACTAAACTGGTTGAGGGTATGCGCGCTGACTTTGATAACGCTGACCAATCTAATGGTGTCTTCGCCTCTGTCCAACGGAAGATGGCGGAACACATGATTAATGAGCATTTACCTAAAAATGACAAAGATTAA
- a CDS encoding nitroreductase family protein, producing the protein MDSKFLDLMGNRRSIYALGENVSATNEELISLIENAVRQAPTSFNAQSTRAVILFGEAKDYFWNTIVTDRLKQEVPDEEAFKGTQARMDGFAAAKGTVLFFIDEAVIKFQQENFPIFADAFPGFAETEQGMAQFAVWTALAEQNIGGNLQHYNPIIDAAVTEHFDIPAEWTLRAELNFGSIEAPAGEKDFMADDQRFKVFGN; encoded by the coding sequence ATGGATTCAAAATTTCTTGATTTAATGGGTAACCGGCGCTCAATTTATGCGTTGGGGGAAAACGTTTCAGCAACTAACGAAGAATTAATCAGCTTGATTGAAAATGCCGTGCGCCAAGCACCAACTTCATTCAACGCTCAATCAACCCGTGCGGTGATTTTGTTTGGTGAAGCCAAGGATTACTTCTGGAACACGATTGTGACGGATCGTTTGAAGCAAGAAGTTCCTGATGAAGAAGCTTTCAAGGGTACGCAAGCTAGAATGGATGGTTTTGCGGCTGCCAAGGGAACGGTTTTGTTCTTTATTGATGAAGCAGTTATTAAGTTCCAACAGGAAAACTTCCCAATCTTTGCGGATGCGTTCCCAGGTTTTGCTGAAACTGAACAAGGTATGGCGCAATTTGCAGTGTGGACGGCTTTAGCAGAACAAAATATTGGTGGGAACTTGCAACACTACAACCCAATTATTGATGCTGCTGTGACGGAACACTTTGACATTCCTGCAGAATGGACCTTACGTGCCGAATTGAACTTTGGCTCAATTGAAGCACCAGCTGGTGAAAAAGATTTCATGGCTGATGACCAACGTTTTAAGGTTTTTGGTAACTAA
- a CDS encoding transposase, protein MNKGIQNSITSNYSNGRVEGMNHKIKQLKRNSCGYKNMAHLLWRIRQIF, encoded by the coding sequence ATTAATAAGGGAATTCAAAACAGCATCACCTCGAACTATTCAAATGGACGCGTTGAAGGTATGAACCACAAAATCAAACAGCTTAAACGTAACTCGTGTGGTTACAAAAATATGGCTCACTTACTCTGGCGAATCCGTCAGATTTTTTAA
- a CDS encoding alpha/beta fold hydrolase gives MIHEKFNGIHGAINYYHEPALAEFPTIVFLSGLYSGSDYYAMKSMAGHIQGPFGKVFVDFLGRGESAETDVPRTNANITDELHEFIEQVIGEPVIFFVQGMSGVYVVDFIDKFAELVYGVIGIEPMTGVVGEYENQPAYQAVQFATMTTEEQAVVLEDSELTAAEKAMAKELERPVTAGTVQDEMQRAEDNTHAIRNKNIPDGVPVLLFTEPYRLEEYKNSEYANGNTKYIELEGSHHLHSDEIALRTNEWIAMSLLSGGQPSV, from the coding sequence ATGATTCATGAAAAATTTAACGGTATACATGGGGCAATTAACTATTATCATGAACCCGCACTGGCAGAATTCCCAACAATTGTCTTTTTGAGTGGGTTGTATAGTGGTAGTGACTATTATGCAATGAAATCCATGGCCGGCCATATTCAAGGACCATTCGGGAAAGTGTTCGTCGATTTTCTCGGGCGTGGTGAAAGCGCGGAAACTGATGTGCCACGGACTAATGCCAATATTACTGACGAACTGCACGAATTTATTGAACAAGTTATTGGTGAACCGGTGATTTTCTTTGTACAGGGGATGAGCGGTGTTTATGTAGTGGATTTCATTGATAAATTCGCAGAGCTAGTTTACGGTGTGATTGGCATTGAACCGATGACGGGTGTAGTCGGCGAATATGAAAACCAGCCCGCATATCAGGCAGTACAATTTGCGACAATGACCACGGAGGAACAGGCAGTGGTCTTGGAGGATAGTGAATTAACGGCCGCCGAAAAAGCTATGGCTAAAGAACTTGAACGACCAGTTACGGCTGGAACCGTCCAAGACGAAATGCAACGTGCGGAGGATAATACACACGCCATTCGGAATAAAAATATTCCCGATGGTGTTCCAGTGTTGCTTTTCACGGAACCATATCGTTTAGAAGAATACAAAAATTCTGAATATGCGAACGGTAATACCAAATACATTGAACTAGAAGGTAGTCACCACTTACATTCCGATGAAATTGCCTTACGGACGAATGAATGGATTGCGATGTCATTATTAAGTGGCGGGCAACCATCAGTTTAA
- a CDS encoding GNAT family N-acetyltransferase: MEYVQTAVMSAQQLADVRELITEIQVFDGTADTPYLFNNYNVDKALPAFFLAYDGDIAVGFLSIYADSVDEAGIAVLVKPAYRRRGIFTELQRQAELVLVLNNYTEITYQSERKFIDENPTLLPKLGFAVDEDNSEYLLEFDMTRAPLLTNPAVTVELANAADVERLATITMHAFGSEESDYESSMAYAQENVVSTTVRYYKIMAQNTIVGTVAVDVDPTMNYIFGLAIDPAYQGHGYGTQAVALIAKEINALNDLPLKLSVEAENEVAKHVYEKSGFVTLAEVVYLDYVAPKE; encoded by the coding sequence ATGGAATACGTTCAAACAGCGGTGATGTCAGCGCAGCAACTTGCCGACGTACGTGAGTTGATTACCGAAATTCAGGTATTTGATGGGACAGCTGACACACCGTATTTATTTAATAATTATAATGTTGATAAAGCCTTACCAGCGTTTTTCTTAGCGTATGATGGGGATATTGCGGTCGGCTTTTTATCAATCTACGCAGATTCAGTAGATGAAGCGGGCATTGCCGTGTTAGTAAAACCCGCTTATCGCCGCCGCGGGATTTTTACTGAATTGCAACGCCAAGCTGAATTAGTTTTAGTACTAAATAATTACACGGAAATAACATATCAAAGTGAGCGCAAATTTATTGACGAAAACCCAACCTTGTTACCTAAGTTAGGTTTCGCTGTGGATGAGGATAATAGTGAATATTTACTCGAATTTGATATGACCCGGGCACCCTTGCTTACCAATCCAGCCGTGACCGTTGAGTTGGCAAATGCTGCGGATGTTGAACGTTTGGCGACAATTACTATGCATGCCTTTGGTAGTGAAGAAAGTGATTATGAATCGAGCATGGCATATGCGCAAGAAAATGTTGTCAGTACGACGGTGCGTTACTATAAAATTATGGCGCAAAATACTATTGTCGGGACAGTGGCCGTCGATGTTGACCCAACGATGAATTATATTTTTGGCTTAGCAATTGACCCCGCCTATCAAGGGCACGGCTACGGAACGCAAGCAGTTGCTTTGATTGCCAAGGAAATTAATGCGTTAAATGACTTACCACTAAAATTATCAGTTGAGGCCGAAAACGAAGTCGCCAAACACGTCTATGAAAAAAGTGGCTTCGTGACGTTAGCGGAAGTTGTCTATTTAGATTATGTAGCACCAAAAGAATAA
- a CDS encoding ISL3 family transposase — protein MKNRYGFEMINGSNSDFIEIFPERTNAKVRGYLANFSLKNRKCVKLVVTDMNANYQTVVRRMFPNAQVVIDRFHTVQLAMKAVQSVRTGYQNTVDNRTRIYKILKSNWKLFLTNESKYDIFASRWFKGINQYAFTIDILDEVYTQCPNLGIACEIYQLILRAVNSRKEDEFVALLKNYKTTGTPMDTVIKTYKKYRRGIIESFRVKASNGRIEGINRRIKQMKRTAYGYAKPANFFHRIRLQLLNKHVLTSQFTKLMTE, from the coding sequence ATGAAAAATCGCTACGGCTTCGAAATGATCAATGGCTCGAATTCTGATTTTATCGAGATTTTCCCAGAGCGCACGAACGCTAAAGTTAGGGGCTATTTGGCGAATTTCTCGTTAAAAAATCGTAAATGTGTGAAACTTGTGGTCACTGATATGAACGCCAACTATCAAACTGTTGTCCGGCGGATGTTTCCTAACGCACAGGTCGTTATCGACCGCTTTCATACTGTCCAACTGGCGATGAAAGCCGTTCAATCTGTCCGAACTGGGTACCAAAACACTGTCGACAACCGTACTCGAATCTACAAAATTCTCAAGTCCAACTGGAAACTTTTCTTAACCAACGAGTCAAAGTATGATATTTTCGCATCGCGCTGGTTCAAAGGCATTAATCAATACGCTTTCACCATCGACATCCTTGATGAGGTCTATACCCAATGCCCAAACTTGGGCATTGCTTGCGAAATCTATCAGCTTATTTTACGGGCCGTAAACAGCCGCAAGGAAGATGAATTCGTCGCGCTACTTAAAAACTATAAAACTACTGGCACGCCCATGGATACGGTCATCAAAACTTATAAGAAATACAGACGTGGCATCATTGAATCGTTTAGAGTTAAAGCCAGTAACGGGCGTATTGAAGGCATTAATCGACGTATCAAACAAATGAAACGGACCGCCTATGGTTACGCTAAACCCGCTAACTTCTTCCATCGAATTCGTCTCCAATTATTAAATAAACACGTTTTAACATCACAATTCACTAAATTGATGACAGAATAA
- a CDS encoding lectin like domain-containing protein, which produces MKFKKIILASLAALLVFSPATAVLADTNLNQALPKLGSNNTYSAPLTTQQTQVPKAAGLPTKYDPRGSRFATPVGNQNYLDICWAYTATDLMALSLRKSQGIQRTFSPNYYNYLLATNAFTQGNKNLMAQPRKLNGGGDDTWAEVAAFQGYTPVSKNVMGTPVYPTSAGRNIKSFAKITKKHQSMNVAGIFDIWGITSGSTATMRNRANQIKQYVRDYGGASLAVEAEETFDSLFSTNTPVYTKTLPDKAYTSYVPVSALNKVPTSSSQGYKRATADHQVTIVGWDDNYDRHNFNQTPPANGAFLVKSSWGTSVLDKGYAWLSYYDLYVLQSDLHAVKTGKKQSYKQYTQVNGAPQAYDQFAKRKALYLANTYKAKKVKKNKVEKLKQFSFYTMQNNVKYTVYFARKGLKTGKITSMKGIKKVGSGTITRSGLQKIKLKKAQSLKSNSDFTVIVRVNSSNKASFLMPVQVLSKKGRTTYPIVKTGRSYISTQSKHFKWKNYTNSVGGNMYINAYTKTVKK; this is translated from the coding sequence ATGAAATTCAAAAAAATAATTCTCGCCTCACTTGCGGCCCTATTGGTATTTTCACCAGCCACCGCTGTTTTGGCCGATACGAACTTAAATCAAGCGCTACCCAAACTCGGTAGCAATAATACTTATTCAGCACCGTTGACTACCCAACAAACGCAAGTTCCTAAAGCTGCCGGCCTACCTACTAAATACGACCCCCGCGGTAGCCGCTTTGCAACACCCGTTGGTAATCAAAATTACCTCGATATTTGTTGGGCGTATACGGCAACCGACTTAATGGCGTTGTCGCTGCGTAAATCACAAGGCATCCAGCGGACATTTTCACCTAACTACTATAATTATTTACTTGCAACCAATGCCTTTACACAAGGTAATAAAAACCTCATGGCGCAACCACGGAAACTCAATGGTGGGGGTGATGATACTTGGGCAGAGGTAGCTGCGTTCCAAGGCTACACACCAGTCTCAAAAAACGTCATGGGTACACCGGTTTATCCAACTAGCGCCGGTCGCAATATCAAGAGTTTTGCTAAAATCACCAAAAAACATCAATCAATGAACGTCGCTGGAATCTTCGATATTTGGGGTATTACCAGTGGTTCAACTGCTACAATGCGTAATCGTGCCAACCAAATCAAGCAATATGTTCGTGATTATGGTGGTGCTAGTTTGGCGGTCGAAGCTGAGGAAACATTTGATTCACTTTTCTCAACTAACACCCCCGTCTACACAAAAACGCTCCCAGACAAAGCGTACACTTCATATGTACCTGTAAGTGCTTTGAATAAGGTGCCAACCTCATCAAGTCAAGGCTATAAACGGGCCACCGCTGACCACCAAGTTACAATCGTTGGATGGGATGATAACTATGACCGGCATAATTTTAACCAAACACCACCGGCCAATGGTGCTTTCTTAGTTAAAAGTTCTTGGGGTACTAGTGTGTTAGACAAAGGCTACGCATGGCTTAGTTACTATGACCTTTACGTTCTCCAAAGCGATCTCCACGCTGTTAAGACCGGTAAAAAGCAATCATACAAGCAATACACGCAAGTTAATGGTGCGCCACAAGCCTACGATCAATTTGCTAAACGTAAAGCGTTATACCTAGCCAACACTTACAAAGCCAAAAAAGTTAAGAAAAATAAAGTTGAAAAACTCAAGCAGTTCTCATTCTATACGATGCAAAACAACGTTAAATACACGGTTTACTTTGCTCGTAAAGGTTTGAAAACTGGTAAGATTACGTCAATGAAAGGCATCAAAAAAGTTGGGAGTGGCACGATAACTCGCTCTGGTTTACAAAAGATTAAACTTAAAAAAGCCCAATCACTGAAGTCTAACTCTGATTTCACCGTGATTGTGCGCGTTAATAGCTCAAACAAAGCTAGCTTCTTGATGCCCGTTCAAGTCCTTTCAAAAAAGGGTCGTACAACGTACCCTATTGTTAAGACTGGGCGTTCATACATTTCAACCCAAAGTAAACACTTCAAATGGAAGAACTACACCAATAGCGTCGGTGGTAACATGTACATCAACGCCTACACTAAGACGGTCAAAAAATAA
- a CDS encoding transposase — MKNYNMNQIMLDIPTAYEPDKNHVAHYINELVEDMDVTIFYTTGRPLEYDPRLMMKLVLFAYTRGVRSGRRIAEFAQENIIAMWLTQEAQPSYRTINRFRVSDLSEAMISSAFSRFTKLLHDKGYIDDVIYIDGTKILADANKFSFVWKKNTIRFDKMNTVKAQQLIQDIMAEQQSLQLPEYTDLSVERIRRCDCAPRIVLSTSRS, encoded by the coding sequence ATGAAAAATTATAACATGAACCAAATCATGTTGGATATTCCAACGGCTTATGAACCTGATAAAAATCATGTGGCACACTACATTAACGAATTAGTTGAGGACATGGACGTAACTATCTTCTATACTACTGGTCGACCACTTGAGTATGATCCACGATTAATGATGAAACTAGTTTTATTCGCATATACCCGTGGCGTGCGTAGCGGTCGGCGGATTGCCGAGTTCGCCCAAGAAAACATTATTGCGATGTGGCTGACTCAAGAAGCACAGCCATCATATCGCACAATTAATCGTTTCCGAGTGTCAGACTTGTCAGAAGCCATGATTAGCTCGGCGTTTTCGCGTTTCACCAAATTACTTCACGACAAAGGATATATTGATGATGTAATCTATATTGACGGTACCAAAATTTTAGCGGATGCCAACAAGTTCAGTTTTGTGTGGAAGAAAAACACAATTCGTTTCGATAAAATGAATACCGTCAAAGCTCAACAATTAATTCAAGATATTATGGCAGAACAACAATCATTACAGTTACCAGAATATACTGATTTGTCAGTTGAAAGAATTAGACGATGTGATTGCGCACCTAGAATCGTACTTAGCACAAGTCGTAGCTAA
- the abc-f gene encoding ribosomal protection-like ABC-F family protein, with protein MGTIQIQNLSFRYDNQLTPLFDHVDLQFDASWHLGLIGRNGRGKTTLLNILRGKLEYHGHIVTDLNFQYYPQPIDDMTQNTWNVIRSITSLEEYDQWKILVEFSKLELPEDILERPFTTLSPGQQAKVLLASLFIDEGNFQLIDEPTNHLDIQGREVVAQYLQQKSGFIVISHDRVFLDRVIDHVLSIDRAKISLYKGNYSTWHREKYARDDFERLENEKLKDEISRLSKTAREKSVWSGFRESMKNSAKDSGFVSHKAAKMMKRSKVIEARSNKAITEKEKLLKNLDEVTELTMNYEPLAPKQILVSVDDVQVKRNGVVINQPVSFTIKTGERVALNGMNGAGKTTLLHALFHDRTVTASGKLELQPQLKISYLAQDLSDLHGTLDDYAATQAVGYDELVNVLRKLGFERDIFESNIENMSMGQIRKIALAASLLKPANLYIWDEPLNYLDVLTREQLEDLIIEYKPTMLFIEHDQAFVEHVATQQVNLIKQN; from the coding sequence ATGGGAACAATTCAAATTCAAAATTTATCATTTCGGTACGATAATCAACTTACTCCCTTATTTGATCATGTTGATTTGCAGTTCGATGCAAGTTGGCACTTAGGATTAATCGGGCGTAATGGACGAGGAAAAACGACCTTACTTAATATTTTGCGCGGCAAATTGGAATATCATGGTCATATTGTTACGGACTTGAATTTTCAATATTATCCGCAGCCAATCGACGACATGACGCAGAATACATGGAATGTAATTCGCAGTATTACCTCACTTGAGGAGTATGATCAGTGGAAAATTCTGGTGGAATTTTCTAAGCTTGAACTACCAGAAGACATTCTTGAACGGCCGTTTACGACGTTGAGTCCTGGACAACAAGCTAAAGTGTTATTAGCAAGTTTATTTATTGATGAAGGTAATTTTCAATTAATTGACGAACCAACTAATCACTTGGATATTCAAGGACGGGAAGTGGTCGCCCAATATCTACAGCAAAAATCGGGATTTATTGTTATTAGTCACGATCGAGTGTTCTTGGATCGGGTCATTGATCATGTGTTGTCGATTGATCGCGCCAAAATTAGCTTGTACAAAGGCAATTACTCGACGTGGCACCGCGAAAAATATGCGCGTGATGATTTTGAACGGCTTGAAAATGAAAAATTAAAAGACGAAATCAGTCGGCTATCGAAAACCGCCCGCGAAAAATCAGTTTGGTCCGGTTTCCGTGAAAGTATGAAAAATAGTGCGAAGGATAGTGGATTTGTCAGTCATAAAGCCGCCAAAATGATGAAACGCTCCAAAGTGATTGAAGCCCGCTCGAACAAAGCCATCACGGAAAAAGAAAAGCTATTGAAAAACTTGGATGAAGTGACTGAGCTTACGATGAATTACGAACCATTAGCACCGAAACAAATCTTGGTGAGTGTTGATGATGTTCAAGTTAAGCGGAATGGCGTCGTAATCAATCAGCCAGTAAGTTTCACAATCAAAACGGGTGAACGGGTTGCGCTGAACGGGATGAATGGTGCTGGTAAAACAACATTATTACATGCACTTTTTCATGATAGAACGGTTACAGCTAGTGGCAAACTTGAACTGCAGCCACAACTCAAAATCAGTTATTTGGCGCAAGATTTAAGCGATTTGCATGGCACCTTGGATGATTATGCAGCTACGCAAGCAGTTGGGTATGATGAACTTGTAAATGTGCTCCGAAAGTTGGGCTTTGAACGCGATATTTTTGAAAGTAACATCGAAAATATGAGTATGGGCCAAATTCGTAAAATCGCGCTAGCAGCTTCGTTACTAAAGCCGGCGAACTTGTATATATGGGATGAACCTTTGAATTATCTTGATGTGTTAACGCGGGAACAACTAGAAGATTTAATTATCGAGTACAAACCTACAATGCTATTTATCGAGCATGACCAAGCGTTTGTTGAACATGTAGCAACGCAACAAGTGAATTTAATTAAGCAAAATTGA